From the genome of Nitrospirae bacterium YQR-1:
GGTGCATAAATCCCTTACTCCTTTTAAATATCCCGCAGGGGCGGTTATCATCCCGCCTGCCGCCTGAATAAGGGGTTCAATCAGCACTGCAGCGACTTTACCCTTTAAACGCTCTAAAATACTTCTTAACTCCTTTAGACAGGGAAACTCCCCTTCCACATTACATCCGTATTTAGAGGGAGCATCGGGGGCATCTGTAACTACCCCGTGTTGACAGTTTAAGCAGTACGGTGAGGGCGACCTCACTGTTTCAAAAAGAAGAGGAGCATAGGTCTTATGAAATAGATCAATCCCTCCGGCGCTGACTGCCCCAAGGGTGTCTCCGTGGTAGGCGTTTTCAAGGGTTACAAAGAGGCCGCCACCAGCTCTTTTAGTGTGCTGCATGTACTGGAAAGCCATTTTCATGGCTACCTCTACTGCGGTTGAACCGTTGTCGGAATAAAACACCTTGTTCAATCTGCCGGTTTTAAGGCTGCTGCTTATCAGGTTTACGAGTTTTTCAGCTAACTTAGCCGATGGTACACCGGCAAGTCCCAGTAACGTAGAATGAGAAATAAGGGAAAGTTGCCTTATTAAAGCATCATTGATTTCTTTTTTCCCATGTCCATGAATATTTACCCACAGTGAGGACACTCCGTCAATGTACCACCTGCCGTATGTATCTTTAATGAAACAATCACGGCCCTCTGCTATCACCACAGGTGTGTCGTTTATCCATTCCGTCATCTGGGTAAACGGATGCCATATGTACTGAGTGTCAAGGCTCTCCAGCCTTTTGTTGTTTTTTATAATATCAAGTTCCATTTGTTCTTCACTTCCTTAGAAACTCCATCCTCCCGACAATCTCCTCCCGATAACTCATTTACGCACATCGGGCTTTCTTTCAAACATGAGACAGTCGGTTCCAGAGGCAGCCTTAACCTCTCTTGAGGGAATGGCTTTACTTTTAAAATGAAGTCCGCGGCAGCCGTATGGAAACTTTCTATCCCACGTAATATAAAAATTCCTGCACTTAAAACAGTCTATTCTACTTGGCTCCATTATCTGAAATCCTCATAAACTTCACAATATCACCAATTATATCATGTTTGCCTGTATTAGGTTAAATAAGTTAAAATTCTTAAACAGCTTTTTAACAGTACTGTAAATTTTATACAGAGAGGATGCTATGAAAAGGACAAAAATCTTATTAGACGAAAAAGACATGCCACGTAAGTGGTACAACATAATGGCAGATATGCCGAATCTTCCTAAACCGCCTCTTCATCCGGCAACCAGAAAACCGGTTGGCCCCGACGACTTATCGGTTATTTTTCCGATGTCGTTGATAGAGCAGGAAGTAAGCCAAAGCAGGTGGATAGACATACCGGAGGAAGTGCTTGAGATATATTCACTCTGGAGGCCATCTCCACTTTACAGAGCACACCGGCTTGAAAAACACCTGGGCAGCCCTGCCAAGATTTATTATAAATACGAGGGAGTAAGCCCTGCCGGAAGCCATAAGACAAATACATCGGTCCCCCAGGCCTATTACAACAAACTTGCCGGTATTAAGCGCATTGCCACAGAGACCGGCGCCGGCCAGTGGGGCTCTGCAATGTCTATGGCCTGTAAATTCTTCGGCCTTGATTTAACGGTTTATATGGTAAGGGTAAGTTACAATCAAAAACCCTACAGACGCATTATGATGGAAACGTGGGGGGGAAAGGTCTTTGCCAGTCCAAGTGCGGAGACTGAATCCGGCAGAAAAATTCTGTCGGCTGATCCTGATAATTCCGGCAGCCTTGGTATTGCCATCTCTGAGGCTGTTGAGGATGCCGCCACTCATAAGGACACTAATTATGCGCTGGGGTCGGTTCTTAACCACGTAGTGCTCCATCAAACGGTAATCGGGCTTGAATTGAAAAAACAGTTTGAATTAATAAGTGAGTATCCTGATGTGGTTATAGGGTGTTGCGGAGGTGGGAGCAATCTTGGAGGTTTAGGTTTTCCGTTTATCCATGATAAGATTAACGGTAAGAATGTCAGAGTTATTG
Proteins encoded in this window:
- the bioA gene encoding adenosylmethionine--8-amino-7-oxononanoate transaminase — protein: MELDIIKNNKRLESLDTQYIWHPFTQMTEWINDTPVVIAEGRDCFIKDTYGRWYIDGVSSLWVNIHGHGKKEINDALIRQLSLISHSTLLGLAGVPSAKLAEKLVNLISSSLKTGRLNKVFYSDNGSTAVEVAMKMAFQYMQHTKRAGGGLFVTLENAYHGDTLGAVSAGGIDLFHKTYAPLLFETVRSPSPYCLNCQHGVVTDAPDAPSKYGCNVEGEFPCLKELRSILERLKGKVAAVLIEPLIQAAGGMITAPAGYLKGVRDLCTSYDTLLIADEVATGFGRTGTMFACEAEGVAPDIICLSKGITGGYLPLAATIATEDVYNAFLGEFRDKKTFFHGHSYTGNQLGCAAALASLDIFEKDNVIENLKPKIKILRDRLNRIFSHPHVCDVRAYGMMAAVELIKDRGTMTAYEFEEKAGWKVAMEARKRSVFIRPLGNVLVIMPPLSISAENLQAMLIRVEKSIDAALLKRRNVTS
- a CDS encoding uracil-DNA glycosylase produces the protein MEPSRIDCFKCRNFYITWDRKFPYGCRGLHFKSKAIPSREVKAASGTDCLMFERKPDVRK
- a CDS encoding TrpB-like pyridoxal phosphate-dependent enzyme; this encodes MKRTKILLDEKDMPRKWYNIMADMPNLPKPPLHPATRKPVGPDDLSVIFPMSLIEQEVSQSRWIDIPEEVLEIYSLWRPSPLYRAHRLEKHLGSPAKIYYKYEGVSPAGSHKTNTSVPQAYYNKLAGIKRIATETGAGQWGSAMSMACKFFGLDLTVYMVRVSYNQKPYRRIMMETWGGKVFASPSAETESGRKILSADPDNSGSLGIAISEAVEDAATHKDTNYALGSVLNHVVLHQTVIGLELKKQFELISEYPDVVIGCCGGGSNLGGLGFPFIHDKINGKNVRVIAVEPESCPTLTKGEFRYDFGDSAGLTPFLMMYTLGHDFMPPGIHAGGLRYHADSSLVSQLVYDRLIEAVAYGQTKVFAAAQTFAQTEGIIPAPESSHAICAAIDEALRAKEEGKEKTIVFNLSGHGYLDMTAYADYMDGKIIDYPYPVEKIKEALAKLPVIK